Proteins encoded within one genomic window of Cucumis sativus cultivar 9930 chromosome 3, Cucumber_9930_V3, whole genome shotgun sequence:
- the LOC116402769 gene encoding 2S sulfur-rich seed storage protein 2-like — protein MSTKPLVSILLLSLFLFAVAASDHQFDDDNQSQRPWLQRCRQQIRSGERLRHCERLLTQPRRFRLLLAAEEEEDAVEHLEECCQQLKGMDDACRCEGLRQIVQRRRQQGQLQGVDVGQMLERATNLPSVCRLSRRRCDLRSTTPL, from the exons ATGTCTACTAAACCACTAGTTTCCATCCTCCTCCTTTCCCTCTTCCTCTTCGCCGTTGCTGCCTCCGACCACCAGTTCGACGATGACAACCAAAGCCAACGCCCTTGGTTGCAAAGGTGCCGTCAGCAG ATTCGAAGCGGCGAACGGCTGCGCCACTGTGAGAGGTTACTGACACAGCCCCGCCGCTTCCGGCTGCTGTTAGCAGcggaggaagaggaagacgCAGTGGAACATCTGGAGGAATGCTGCCAGCAGCTGAAAGGGATGGACGATGCATGCCGGTGCGAGGGGCTTCGTCAGATCGTGCAGCGCCGTAGGCAGCAAGGCCAGCTGCAGGGGGTCGATGTTGGACAAATGCTGGAAAGAGCTACAAACTTACCGTCGGTCTGCCGTCTCAGCCGACGCCGGTGTGACCTCCGATCAACCACTCCATTGTAG